The genomic segment GCCCGGGTCGTCGAGACCCGGCGGAAGCACCCGGGTGACGATCTGACCAGCGCGCTCGTCGCCGCCCGGGAGGCCGACCCGGACGCGCTGAGCGAGGACGAACTCGTCGGCACCCTGCTGGTCATGCTCTCCGCGGGCCAGGAGACCACGCTCAGCCTGATCACCAACGCGGTACGCGCCCTGCTCACCCACCCCGACCAGCGCGCCCTCGCCGAGAACGGCGACGCTTCGGTCTGGGCCGCCGTGGTGGAGGAGACCCTGCGCTGGGACGCCCCGATCGGGAACTTCCCGTTCCGGTACCCGCTGGAGGACGTCGAGATCGCCGGGGTCCGCATCCCCGAGGGCGAGGCGATCATGGCCCCGTACAGCGCGGTCGGCCGCGACGAGCACCAGCACGGCGAGGACGCCGGGCGTTTCGACATCACCCGTGAACAGCGCAAGCACCTGGCGTTCGGCCACGGCCCGCACTTCTGCCTCGGCGCCCCGCTGGCCAGGCTGGAGGCCGCGCTCGCGCTGCCCGCCGTCTTCGCGCGCTACCCGGGTCTGACCCTCGCGGCGGACCCGGACCGGCTGCCTCCCGTGCCGTCGCTGTTCTCCAACAGCACGGCCACCCTGCCGGTCCGGCTGACCGCCCCGGCCTGAACGGCCACGCCCCGGTGAGAGCCGGGCGCGCCCGCACGACGACACCCCGCAGGCCGGACGCCGAGTCCGGCAGGCGGGGTGCGGTCGTCCCCGGCCCGTCCCGGATTGTCGGCCGTTGGTGTGAGAGTCGCCCGCTTCGTGCGGCGTACCGCGTGTCACGAGGGATGTATGGCTGCCGGGTGCCGTATTGGCGGCGCCTCGGTCAGTCCCGCCCCGGCCGACGGTCCGGGCAGGCATGGAAGGAGCACTCCGTGATGCGAACAAGACTGGTGTCCGCCGCCGTGATGGGCATAGCGATGGCGGGCGTCCCGGCGCCCCAGGCATTCGCCGAGTCCGTGAGCGACCTGGACACGTCCTTCGTGAAATCCGTCCACCAGGGCAACCTCGCGGAG from the Streptomyces sp. AM 4-1-1 genome contains:
- a CDS encoding cytochrome P450, giving the protein MTAHAIPPPMDVPVVTLDPYGTDHHAEAARLRELGPVVRVLLPGDVLAWSVTDHALLNDMVADPRFSKDWHNWSAVRRGEIPDDWPLIGMVKVTNMVTADGQEHRRLRRLVTETFTPRRVQELRPRIEGIVNDLLDALPSHAAADGTVDLRLHFAHPVPMRVICELFGVPEHERPRLRELMDNIFRSDLAPEEVGASQTEQYQLLARVVETRRKHPGDDLTSALVAAREADPDALSEDELVGTLLVMLSAGQETTLSLITNAVRALLTHPDQRALAENGDASVWAAVVEETLRWDAPIGNFPFRYPLEDVEIAGVRIPEGEAIMAPYSAVGRDEHQHGEDAGRFDITREQRKHLAFGHGPHFCLGAPLARLEAALALPAVFARYPGLTLAADPDRLPPVPSLFSNSTATLPVRLTAPA